One window from the genome of Lynx canadensis isolate LIC74 chromosome E3, mLynCan4.pri.v2, whole genome shotgun sequence encodes:
- the NMRAL1 gene encoding nmrA-like family domain-containing protein 1 isoform X2, with the protein MRITGAQGGSVARTLLEDGTFRVRVVTRDPRQRAARELRLQGAEVVRGDQDDEASMELALTGAHATFIVTNYWENCSQEQEVKQGKLLADVAKRLGLRYVVYSGLENIRKLTAGRLAAGHFDGKGEVEEYFRDIGVPMTSVRLACYFENLLSYFLPQKAPDGKSYLLSLPMGDVPMDGISVTDLGPVVLSLLKMPEEYIGRNIGLSTCRHTAEEYAALLSKHTGKAVRSAKTTPEDYEKYDFPGARDLANMFRFYALKPDRDIELTLRLNPKAKTLDQWLEQHKGDFAGL; encoded by the exons ATGAGGATCACAG GTGCTCAGGGAGGCTCGGTGGCCCGGACGCTCCTGGAAGATGGGACATTCAGGGTCCGAGTGGTCACTCGAGACCCTAGGCAGAGGGCAGCAAGGGAGCTGAGGCTGCAGGGTGCAGAAGTGGTGCGGGGAGACCAGGATGACGAGGCCAGCATGGAGCTGGCCCTGACCGGGGCCCATGCTACCTTCATCGTGACCAACTACTGGGAAAACTGCAGCCAGGAGCAGGAGGTCAAGCAg GGAAAGCTGCTGGCCGATGTGGCCAAGCGCCTGGGCCTTCGCTACGTGGTCTACAGTGGCTTGGAGAACATCAGGAAGCTAACGGCCGGGAGGCTGGCAGCGGGCCACTTTGACGGCAAAGGGGAGGTGGAGGAATATTTCCGGGACATCGGAGTTCCCATGACCAGTGTGCGGCTGGCCTGCTATTTTGAGAACCTGCTCTCCTACTTCCTGCCCCAGAAAGCTCCGGATGGAAAGAGCTACTTGCTGA gCTTGCCCATGGGTGATGTGCCCATGGACGGCATATCTGTGACCGACCTGGGTCCCGTGGTGCTAAGCCTGCTGAAGATGCCAGAAGAATACATCGGCCGGAACATCGGGCTCAGTACCTGCAGGCACACGGCGGAAGAGTATGCCGCCCTGCTCTCCAAGCACACTGGCAAGGCCGTGCGCAGTGCCAAG ACGACCCCAGAGGACTACGAGAAGTATGACTTCCCTGGCGCCCGAGACCTTGCCAACATGTTCCGTTTCTATGCCCTGAAACCTGACCGTGACATCGAACTGACCCTGAGACTCAACCCCAAGGCCAAGACGCTGGACCAGTGGCTGGAGCAGCACAAAGGGGACTTTGCTGGGCTCTGA
- the NMRAL1 gene encoding nmrA-like family domain-containing protein 1 isoform X1, with the protein MADKKLVVVFGATGAQGGSVARTLLEDGTFRVRVVTRDPRQRAARELRLQGAEVVRGDQDDEASMELALTGAHATFIVTNYWENCSQEQEVKQGKLLADVAKRLGLRYVVYSGLENIRKLTAGRLAAGHFDGKGEVEEYFRDIGVPMTSVRLACYFENLLSYFLPQKAPDGKSYLLSLPMGDVPMDGISVTDLGPVVLSLLKMPEEYIGRNIGLSTCRHTAEEYAALLSKHTGKAVRSAKTTPEDYEKYDFPGARDLANMFRFYALKPDRDIELTLRLNPKAKTLDQWLEQHKGDFAGL; encoded by the exons ATGGCGGACAAGAAACTGGTGGTGGTGTTTGGAGCCACAG GTGCTCAGGGAGGCTCGGTGGCCCGGACGCTCCTGGAAGATGGGACATTCAGGGTCCGAGTGGTCACTCGAGACCCTAGGCAGAGGGCAGCAAGGGAGCTGAGGCTGCAGGGTGCAGAAGTGGTGCGGGGAGACCAGGATGACGAGGCCAGCATGGAGCTGGCCCTGACCGGGGCCCATGCTACCTTCATCGTGACCAACTACTGGGAAAACTGCAGCCAGGAGCAGGAGGTCAAGCAg GGAAAGCTGCTGGCCGATGTGGCCAAGCGCCTGGGCCTTCGCTACGTGGTCTACAGTGGCTTGGAGAACATCAGGAAGCTAACGGCCGGGAGGCTGGCAGCGGGCCACTTTGACGGCAAAGGGGAGGTGGAGGAATATTTCCGGGACATCGGAGTTCCCATGACCAGTGTGCGGCTGGCCTGCTATTTTGAGAACCTGCTCTCCTACTTCCTGCCCCAGAAAGCTCCGGATGGAAAGAGCTACTTGCTGA gCTTGCCCATGGGTGATGTGCCCATGGACGGCATATCTGTGACCGACCTGGGTCCCGTGGTGCTAAGCCTGCTGAAGATGCCAGAAGAATACATCGGCCGGAACATCGGGCTCAGTACCTGCAGGCACACGGCGGAAGAGTATGCCGCCCTGCTCTCCAAGCACACTGGCAAGGCCGTGCGCAGTGCCAAG ACGACCCCAGAGGACTACGAGAAGTATGACTTCCCTGGCGCCCGAGACCTTGCCAACATGTTCCGTTTCTATGCCCTGAAACCTGACCGTGACATCGAACTGACCCTGAGACTCAACCCCAAGGCCAAGACGCTGGACCAGTGGCTGGAGCAGCACAAAGGGGACTTTGCTGGGCTCTGA